Proteins encoded by one window of Mesorhizobium sp. INR15:
- a CDS encoding glycosyltransferase family 2 protein → MLALPSDASISIAGRSAGLVREDIDVVVTLPTFKRPEQLLATLASLRAQATTRRFAVIVMENEAEARAGAEAALPLFERGEMLGLVIIAHERGNCSAYNAGWQTAIEQFPNFRYLLVIDDDEIADPLWLEHMCGAAEALGADIVGGPQLPVFADPAHARWAEHPVFAPPYRETGRVPALYSSGNLLVGRNVLVAMGPPFLDLKFNFMGGGDSDFLSRSAQRGFVLGWCGEAKVHETVPARRVETDWIRARSLRNGVISTLVEKKKRAGTPFAGARVFAKSLALLIASPFRGAARLARTGSPTTALYPIHVALGRVMAEFGYANEQYRQPEKN, encoded by the coding sequence ATGCTCGCTTTGCCATCAGACGCCTCGATATCGATCGCTGGACGGTCCGCTGGACTTGTCCGCGAGGACATCGACGTTGTCGTTACGCTGCCGACCTTCAAGCGGCCGGAACAGCTGCTGGCGACGCTGGCATCCTTGCGGGCGCAGGCAACCACCAGACGCTTCGCGGTGATCGTCATGGAGAATGAGGCCGAGGCGCGCGCTGGCGCCGAGGCGGCGCTGCCACTGTTTGAGCGCGGCGAGATGCTTGGCCTGGTGATCATCGCGCATGAGCGCGGCAATTGCAGCGCCTATAATGCGGGCTGGCAGACAGCAATCGAGCAGTTTCCGAACTTTCGATACCTGCTGGTCATCGACGACGACGAAATCGCCGATCCGCTCTGGCTCGAACATATGTGCGGGGCCGCCGAAGCGCTTGGCGCCGATATTGTCGGGGGCCCACAACTGCCCGTTTTCGCCGATCCGGCTCACGCCAGATGGGCCGAGCATCCTGTCTTTGCGCCACCGTACCGGGAAACCGGCCGCGTGCCGGCACTTTACTCGTCCGGCAATCTGCTGGTCGGCCGCAATGTGCTGGTCGCCATGGGACCGCCCTTTCTCGACCTGAAATTCAACTTCATGGGCGGCGGCGATTCCGATTTCCTCAGCCGGTCAGCGCAACGCGGCTTCGTGCTCGGCTGGTGTGGGGAAGCAAAGGTACATGAGACGGTTCCGGCTCGGCGCGTCGAGACCGACTGGATCCGCGCCCGTAGCCTGCGCAACGGCGTGATTTCGACGCTGGTCGAGAAGAAGAAACGCGCCGGCACGCCGTTCGCCGGTGCCAGGGTGTTCGCGAAAAGCCTGGCGCTGCTGATTGCCTCACCGTTTCGAGGCGCTGCCCGACTGGCGCGCACAGGATCGCCAACGACGGCTCTTTACCCGATCCATGTAGCCCTCGGCCGCGTGATGGCCGAATTCGGATATGCCAATGAGCAGTACCGACAGCCTGAGAAGAACTGA
- a CDS encoding O-antigen ligase produces the protein MSSTDSLRRTERAPLSAAFTRDGIATAIAALLFTVILVSFRPFQPAGAELTGDGGDIVNQLGFGSLGAISVFSLMAFANPRVVRSLLSPSWMLMLSFFMLSVVMATDPPSAARAASFTLIGILTIAAVLALPRDAEAFSKVIIFTIVVVLGLSYIGLIVFPHEALHTADSQEPEHAGLWRGVFTHKNIAGPIMACFSFAGLYLFRRGQRLWGAGILCAALIFMLHTGSKTTVGLVPFSIMIVVFPSLIGMRVGTPILFALAIIATAVGTLGIVFLPPVKHLAAIYFPGMTYTGRTTLWEFSGDMLAKRPWTGYGYESFWGTPLLTSQDQPFDRAWDIRTIVHGHDGYLDIAVLMGIPALCVAVYTFLIAPLRDYMRIPLRKENIYLGDFYMMVVLFAALNAFLESFFFHRGDPVWLFFVLGVLGLRQVSLRPIPVRDPSRPS, from the coding sequence ATGAGCAGTACCGACAGCCTGAGAAGAACTGAGCGGGCGCCGCTCAGCGCCGCGTTCACGCGCGACGGCATCGCGACGGCGATCGCCGCCTTGCTGTTCACCGTCATCCTGGTGTCCTTCCGGCCCTTCCAGCCTGCCGGCGCCGAATTGACCGGGGACGGCGGCGACATTGTCAACCAGCTTGGTTTCGGCTCGCTCGGCGCTATTTCGGTCTTCTCGCTGATGGCCTTTGCAAATCCCCGCGTCGTGCGCTCGCTGCTCAGCCCGTCCTGGATGCTGATGCTCAGCTTCTTCATGCTCTCGGTGGTGATGGCGACCGATCCGCCCTCGGCGGCGCGCGCGGCCTCTTTCACGCTGATCGGCATCCTGACGATTGCGGCGGTGCTGGCGCTTCCGCGCGACGCCGAGGCGTTCTCAAAGGTCATTATCTTCACCATCGTGGTGGTGTTGGGCCTGTCCTATATCGGCCTTATCGTTTTTCCACACGAAGCCCTGCACACCGCCGATTCGCAGGAACCGGAACATGCCGGCCTGTGGCGTGGTGTCTTCACCCACAAAAACATCGCCGGCCCGATCATGGCGTGTTTCAGCTTTGCCGGGCTCTATCTGTTCCGGCGCGGACAACGGCTGTGGGGAGCGGGAATACTTTGCGCGGCGCTGATCTTCATGCTGCACACCGGCTCCAAGACGACTGTCGGACTGGTGCCGTTCTCAATCATGATCGTGGTGTTTCCGAGCCTCATCGGCATGCGGGTCGGCACGCCGATCCTGTTTGCGCTGGCGATCATCGCCACGGCGGTCGGCACGCTCGGAATCGTCTTCCTGCCCCCAGTGAAACATCTGGCGGCGATCTATTTCCCCGGCATGACTTACACCGGCCGAACGACGCTGTGGGAGTTCTCCGGCGATATGCTGGCGAAGCGGCCGTGGACCGGCTACGGCTATGAAAGCTTCTGGGGAACACCGCTGCTGACGAGCCAGGATCAGCCTTTCGACCGCGCCTGGGATATCCGCACCATCGTGCATGGCCATGACGGCTATCTCGATATCGCCGTGCTGATGGGCATTCCCGCATTGTGCGTGGCTGTCTACACGTTCCTTATCGCACCGCTGCGCGACTACATGCGTATTCCGCTGCGCAAGGAGAACATCTATCTCGGCGACTTCTACATGATGGTGGTGCTGTTCGCCGCGCTGAACGCTTTCCTCGAAAGTTTCTTCTTCCATCGTGGCGACCCGGTCTGGCTGTTCTTCGTGCTCGGCGTGCTTGGCTTGAGACAGGTGTCGTTACGGCCAATTCCGGTTCGCGATCCTTCCCGTCCATCCTGA
- the proC gene encoding pyrroline-5-carboxylate reductase, with protein MTIKLVLAGCGNMGYAMLSGWLKAGKLVPSAVFVVEPNAELRQRAAALGCGSAVDAGGIPADAVPDLVVVAVKPQVIRDVTASYKRFSDGRTTFVSIAAGTPVATFEEILGGRAPVMRCMPNTPAAIGKGMMVLFSNSLVSDDTKRFVADLLSASGEVTTIADEGLMDAVTAVSGSGPAYIFHFIEALTVAAEKAGLPIETAKLLAMQTVYGAASLAAESREEPGVLRQQVTSPNGTTAAALGVLMGEDRLTNLLTQAVEAARLRSIELGK; from the coding sequence ATGACGATCAAGCTTGTTCTCGCCGGTTGCGGCAATATGGGTTACGCCATGCTCTCGGGCTGGCTGAAAGCCGGCAAGCTCGTGCCGTCGGCGGTTTTCGTCGTCGAGCCCAACGCTGAACTGCGCCAGCGGGCGGCGGCTCTTGGTTGCGGCTCGGCCGTCGATGCCGGTGGCATTCCTGCCGACGCCGTGCCCGATCTCGTCGTCGTCGCTGTGAAGCCGCAAGTGATCCGCGATGTAACCGCCTCCTACAAGCGTTTCAGCGATGGCCGCACTACCTTTGTCAGCATCGCCGCCGGTACGCCTGTTGCCACATTCGAGGAAATCCTTGGCGGTCGCGCGCCGGTCATGCGCTGCATGCCCAACACGCCCGCCGCCATCGGCAAGGGCATGATGGTGCTGTTTTCCAACAGTCTGGTTTCCGACGACACCAAACGTTTCGTCGCCGACCTCTTGTCGGCAAGCGGCGAGGTGACAACGATCGCAGACGAGGGCCTGATGGATGCGGTGACGGCGGTGTCCGGATCGGGGCCCGCCTATATCTTCCATTTCATCGAAGCGCTGACGGTCGCAGCCGAGAAGGCCGGCCTGCCGATTGAGACCGCGAAGCTCTTGGCCATGCAGACGGTTTATGGCGCGGCATCGCTGGCCGCCGAAAGCCGCGAGGAGCCGGGCGTGCTGCGCCAGCAGGTGACCAGCCCCAACGGCACCACGGCAGCGGCCCTTGGCGTTCTGATGGGCGAAGACCGGTTGACCAATCTGCTCACCCAAGCGGTCGAGGCCGCACGGCTGCGTTCGATCGAACTGGGGAAGTAG
- a CDS encoding type II toxin-antitoxin system VapC family toxin, which yields MFIDTSVVVAILSGEEDAAEWSDRIEAAPARITSALVVLEATMRLSTMLAVEPLVAQAAIEAFLREAEIEIVPIEGGEAKLAIQAFSDYGKGRGHPAQLKLADCLSYACAKSRRMPLLYKGNDFSRTDLA from the coding sequence ATGTTTATCGACACTTCGGTGGTTGTCGCGATTCTCTCGGGAGAAGAGGATGCCGCCGAGTGGAGCGACCGCATCGAGGCAGCACCCGCAAGGATCACCTCCGCACTGGTGGTGCTTGAAGCGACGATGCGCCTCTCCACCATGCTCGCCGTCGAACCACTTGTCGCGCAAGCGGCGATAGAGGCGTTCCTGCGCGAGGCCGAAATTGAGATTGTCCCGATCGAAGGCGGCGAAGCCAAGCTCGCGATCCAGGCCTTTTCAGACTATGGCAAGGGGCGAGGGCATCCGGCGCAGCTCAAGCTCGCCGATTGCTTGTCCTACGCCTGCGCGAAAAGCCGGAGAATGCCCTTGCTCTACAAGGGAAATGACTTTTCCCGCACTGATCTGGCGTAG
- a CDS encoding type II toxin-antitoxin system VapB family antitoxin yields the protein MNLQIRDPRARALAQRLAAKRNISMTEAVIEALESELKRESGRIPLSERLAAIAKDISTMAGQGGRAVSKDEIDGMWGHS from the coding sequence ATGAACCTTCAGATCAGGGATCCGCGCGCCCGCGCGCTGGCGCAGCGGCTTGCTGCCAAGCGCAACATCTCGATGACTGAAGCGGTTATCGAAGCGTTAGAATCCGAGTTGAAACGCGAGAGCGGACGCATTCCGCTCTCGGAGCGCCTCGCTGCCATTGCCAAGGATATCAGCACTATGGCTGGCCAGGGCGGCCGGGCTGTCAGCAAGGACGAGATCGACGGCATGTGGGGCCACTCCTGA
- a CDS encoding NAD(P)H-dependent oxidoreductase, producing the protein MTNVALTGLARDLAQRAAEGRPVRIGVIGSGEMGTDLVTQGMLMPGISVCAVSTRRPHTARDAIRIAYGDEAMAIEADSASKVTAAIESGKIAITSNEMLVTNPLIDVVIDATGKPGVAADFDLMAMEHGKHLVMMNVEADVTIGCYLKQQADRLGVVYSVGAGDEPSSCMELIEFASALGLTIVSAGKGKNNPLNHDAVPDDYRAEALRRKMNPRMLVEFVDGSKTMVEMCAIANATGLVPDVPGMHGPKADRDDLVKVLIPREDGGLLLKKGVVDYTIGKGVAPGVFVIVEATHPRIIERMDDLHIGHGPYYSLFRPYHLTSLEVPLTAARIMLFGKPDMVPLPQPVAEVCAVAKRDLAAGETFDAIGETCYRSWTMTVGEARAQRALPVGLLEGGKVLKPVRKGALLTAENASPDQSTRLFALRRLQDEMLYGK; encoded by the coding sequence ATGACCAATGTCGCACTGACCGGCCTTGCCCGCGATCTCGCCCAACGCGCAGCCGAGGGCCGTCCAGTGCGCATCGGCGTGATCGGCTCCGGCGAGATGGGCACCGATCTGGTGACGCAAGGCATGCTGATGCCGGGCATTTCGGTCTGTGCCGTCTCGACGCGGCGGCCGCATACGGCGCGTGACGCCATCCGCATCGCCTATGGCGACGAGGCGATGGCGATAGAGGCGGACAGCGCTTCGAAAGTCACTGCCGCGATCGAGAGCGGCAAGATCGCCATCACCTCGAACGAGATGCTGGTCACCAACCCGCTGATCGACGTCGTCATTGACGCCACCGGAAAGCCGGGTGTCGCCGCCGATTTCGACCTTATGGCGATGGAGCACGGCAAGCATCTGGTGATGATGAATGTCGAGGCCGACGTCACCATTGGCTGCTACCTGAAGCAGCAGGCCGACCGCCTTGGCGTCGTCTATTCGGTCGGAGCCGGCGACGAGCCATCAAGCTGCATGGAACTGATCGAATTCGCCTCCGCGCTTGGCCTCACCATCGTCTCGGCCGGCAAGGGCAAGAACAACCCGCTGAATCATGACGCCGTACCCGACGACTATCGCGCGGAAGCCCTTCGCCGCAAAATGAACCCGCGCATGCTGGTCGAGTTCGTCGATGGTTCCAAGACCATGGTCGAGATGTGCGCCATCGCCAACGCCACCGGCCTGGTGCCGGATGTCCCCGGCATGCACGGCCCGAAGGCCGACCGCGACGACCTGGTCAAGGTGCTGATCCCGCGCGAGGATGGCGGCCTGCTGTTGAAGAAGGGCGTTGTCGACTACACCATAGGCAAGGGCGTGGCGCCCGGTGTCTTCGTCATTGTCGAGGCAACGCATCCGCGCATCATCGAGCGTATGGACGATCTCCACATCGGCCACGGTCCCTATTACAGCCTGTTCCGGCCGTATCATCTGACATCGCTGGAAGTGCCGCTGACCGCTGCCCGGATCATGCTTTTCGGCAAACCAGACATGGTGCCGTTGCCGCAGCCAGTTGCCGAGGTCTGCGCGGTCGCCAAGCGTGATCTCGCCGCGGGCGAGACGTTCGATGCCATTGGCGAAACCTGTTATCGCTCGTGGACCATGACCGTTGGCGAAGCCCGGGCCCAGCGCGCCCTGCCGGTCGGCCTGCTCGAAGGCGGCAAGGTGCTGAAGCCGGTCAGGAAAGGTGCATTGCTGACTGCTGAGAATGCCTCGCCGGACCAATCGACGCGGCTGTTCGCGCTGCGTCGGCTCCAGGACGAGATGCTCTACGGAAAATAG
- a CDS encoding multicopper oxidase family protein: MALFTRRRLLKTAAVAGASGVGLAAMGRLGGWAAAGPEPVILQTAKIQAQLMDGSQTRDVLTYGNAGMPPVLRMKKGEPFVARLVNAIDDPTTIHWHGIRVPNKMDGVPFLVQPYVYTGDHFDYAFTPPDAGTFWYHPHCNTLEQMGHGLTGVIVVESPGDPQFDSEVVINLRDWRLGDDGQFIGQFRPRDAARTGTYGTVRSANWLDQPQYDAPAGGLVRLRVAITDVTRIYAFRVDGAEATVIALDGNPVPARFAPDGLLLGPGQRMELVIRMPDDEGVVVSLRDVRGTKPKVLATLRSAGSSLKRDSRDLAPLEANPVKEADLAAAEHISLVLSATAENVPSDGICGSLGYSFWAINKVPWPGDTKDPTAPLAELKLGKSYVIDMENLTSQSHPIHLHGMSFKVLASSTRPVLPLISDTYLVQPNEKVSLAFVADNPGDWLLHCHIIEHQKSGMTSYVRVV; this comes from the coding sequence ATGGCCCTATTCACACGCCGCAGACTTTTGAAAACGGCCGCGGTTGCCGGCGCGAGTGGCGTCGGGCTCGCGGCCATGGGCAGGCTGGGCGGCTGGGCTGCCGCTGGGCCTGAGCCGGTCATCTTGCAGACGGCCAAAATCCAGGCGCAACTGATGGACGGCAGCCAGACCAGGGATGTGCTGACCTATGGCAATGCCGGCATGCCGCCGGTGCTCAGGATGAAAAAAGGCGAGCCCTTCGTGGCCCGGCTTGTCAACGCCATCGACGACCCAACGACGATCCACTGGCACGGCATTCGCGTCCCAAACAAGATGGACGGCGTGCCGTTTCTGGTTCAGCCCTATGTCTATACCGGCGACCATTTCGACTACGCATTCACCCCGCCAGACGCCGGCACTTTCTGGTACCACCCCCATTGCAACACGCTGGAGCAGATGGGCCACGGCCTGACAGGCGTGATCGTGGTGGAGAGCCCGGGCGATCCGCAATTCGATTCCGAGGTTGTCATCAATTTGCGCGACTGGCGCCTTGGCGACGACGGCCAGTTCATCGGCCAGTTCCGCCCGCGCGATGCGGCGAGAACCGGCACCTACGGCACGGTGCGCAGCGCCAACTGGCTCGATCAGCCACAATATGATGCGCCGGCCGGCGGGCTGGTGCGGTTGCGGGTGGCGATAACAGACGTCACCCGGATCTATGCCTTTCGCGTCGATGGTGCCGAAGCCACGGTCATCGCTCTGGACGGCAATCCGGTACCTGCGCGTTTCGCACCCGATGGCCTGCTGCTTGGACCCGGCCAGCGGATGGAACTGGTGATACGCATGCCCGACGACGAGGGGGTGGTCGTCAGCTTGCGTGACGTCAGGGGCACCAAGCCCAAGGTTCTGGCTACCTTGCGTTCGGCCGGAAGCTCACTCAAACGGGACAGTCGCGATCTTGCGCCGCTGGAGGCCAATCCAGTGAAAGAGGCGGACCTCGCCGCCGCCGAGCATATTTCGCTGGTGCTGAGCGCCACGGCGGAAAACGTCCCGAGCGATGGCATCTGCGGCTCGCTAGGCTACAGCTTCTGGGCCATCAACAAGGTGCCGTGGCCTGGCGACACCAAGGATCCAACCGCGCCGCTGGCCGAGTTGAAGCTTGGCAAGAGCTATGTCATCGACATGGAAAACCTGACCTCGCAGTCGCATCCGATCCATCTGCATGGCATGAGCTTCAAGGTGCTTGCGTCGTCGACGCGGCCGGTTCTGCCCCTGATCTCGGACACCTATCTCGTCCAGCCCAATGAGAAAGTGAGCCTGGCCTTCGTCGCCGACAATCCCGGTGACTGGCTGCTGCACTGCCACATCATCGAGCATCAGAAATCAGGAATGACGAGCTATGTCAGGGTGGTTTGA
- a CDS encoding caspase family protein yields the protein MAEAPKELKGVALIIGQSDYKHVGKLPNPENDARAIEEMFDKLGFQTDVATNRDARKLKRDLESFVDDAEGADVAIIYYSGHGIEAGGENFLVPVDADISALDDAGEKLVPLSSILTELKAKVPVTIVLLDACRNDPFPPGTLLKLAPGDDGKPIGAGGLGETRSVVALKASSPANGSTDDSLGQVIGFAAEPGKVALDGPADSNSPYAAAILRHLDTMGGEEFGTVLRMIGEEVYLKTGGQQRPWVNESLRRLLYFGVAPEAPKGEAGEILTERRRLLVTISALPDPERRQIESISRNGGVPMDALYAMLNTLGTGTPKDPAELDKLLRGQTERLKQVLAEQATLKSQDPEIVRLSKLAEQAMQEGALDAAKKFHEQAKARVGELSKTVDQTEADLKARRLEFAQVFANSAKTYEISFSYQEAARDYAKAYEQAEKWDDGDAWFYKAAEANALSEQGSFSGDNSFLVQAVAAYEKSLTYISSEKSPRQWAATQNNLAATLSTLGEREAGRENLDKAAASYEQALTAYTRDALPDDWASTYGNLGTVYWRLGQRESGTALLEKAVAAFRSALEVQGSKKRPLEWAATENNLGIVLSELGERQATTDSFRASIDAHRAALTEYSRDRVPLDWALSQVNLGASLFRLGEREKDVATLQQSVTAYQAATGEMTRERAPAQWATIQNNMSSALESIGEINGDTATLGQARDAAQAALSVWTREHAPASWANGQLTLGNALQRLGARQDSKELMLQAATAYQAALSEYPREKLPLDWASLQQNLGSVYATLGDRDTGTGYFEQSASAYRQALEVYTATAAPLDFARAGHGLAGTLSTWGDRAQDIAILRQAVDTYDQVLKVRTRESDPADWVKTEFRLGYALMMAGKLATDDQLLQRSVDALKAALQVQVAGGDVSQTGQTRRVLGQTLLSLGIDTSNAAMLAEAADTLEASLPAYSRDTDAEEWANINYDIGFTRYSQGQVTGDAAFYSDAVSSFETAARVYDGFADRTQWARTKGDIGNALLVAADGKNTELLSRSVAAYDAALTVVTRENALPVWQNNQNNLASGLSSLGYWTNDVSRLRRAASIYRGLGMVRTRARDPEAWSTTQASLANVLSMIAAREPSAAVYNEAAAVNRALADAVGRDRDPDRWANLQNEVGYALTMAGRTENNVARFEEAVPILREAIAVQRKINAVPAVAFTEDSLCDVLTDLGTARKQKAMAEEAIAACQDALAIFKERKMDDLAAGSIKNLAEAQALLAELH from the coding sequence ATGGCCGAAGCGCCAAAGGAGTTGAAGGGCGTCGCCCTCATCATCGGCCAGTCCGACTACAAACATGTCGGCAAATTGCCCAATCCCGAAAACGACGCCCGTGCCATCGAGGAAATGTTCGACAAGCTCGGCTTCCAGACTGACGTCGCCACCAACCGTGACGCGCGCAAGCTGAAACGCGACCTCGAGAGCTTCGTCGACGACGCCGAGGGCGCCGATGTCGCCATCATCTACTATTCAGGTCATGGCATCGAAGCTGGTGGCGAGAATTTCCTGGTGCCTGTCGATGCCGACATTTCCGCGCTTGACGATGCCGGTGAAAAGCTGGTGCCGCTATCGTCGATCCTGACCGAACTGAAGGCCAAGGTGCCGGTCACCATCGTCCTGCTCGACGCTTGCCGCAACGACCCGTTCCCGCCGGGTACATTGCTAAAACTGGCGCCCGGCGATGATGGCAAGCCGATCGGCGCTGGTGGTCTTGGTGAAACGCGCAGCGTCGTTGCATTGAAGGCGAGCAGCCCGGCCAACGGGTCTACCGATGACAGCCTCGGCCAGGTCATCGGCTTTGCTGCCGAACCCGGCAAAGTCGCGCTCGATGGTCCCGCCGACAGCAACAGCCCCTATGCAGCGGCGATCCTGCGCCATCTCGACACGATGGGCGGCGAGGAATTCGGCACCGTGCTGCGCATGATCGGCGAAGAGGTCTATCTCAAGACCGGTGGCCAGCAACGGCCATGGGTCAACGAGAGCTTGCGCCGGTTGCTCTATTTTGGCGTGGCGCCCGAAGCGCCAAAGGGCGAGGCGGGTGAAATCCTCACCGAACGCCGCCGGCTTCTGGTCACCATCTCGGCGTTGCCCGACCCGGAACGCCGTCAGATCGAATCGATCTCACGCAACGGCGGCGTGCCGATGGACGCGCTCTATGCGATGCTGAACACGCTAGGCACCGGTACGCCGAAGGACCCGGCCGAACTCGACAAACTGCTGCGCGGCCAAACCGAGCGGCTGAAACAGGTCCTCGCCGAACAGGCGACGCTGAAAAGCCAGGATCCCGAGATCGTGCGGCTGTCGAAACTGGCTGAACAGGCGATGCAGGAAGGCGCGCTCGACGCCGCCAAGAAATTCCACGAGCAGGCCAAGGCCCGGGTTGGGGAACTCAGCAAGACCGTCGATCAGACCGAGGCGGATCTCAAGGCACGCCGGCTCGAATTCGCTCAGGTTTTCGCCAACAGCGCGAAAACCTACGAAATCTCGTTCAGCTACCAGGAGGCAGCCCGCGATTACGCCAAGGCCTATGAACAGGCCGAGAAATGGGATGACGGCGATGCCTGGTTCTACAAGGCCGCCGAAGCCAACGCATTGTCCGAGCAAGGCTCGTTCTCGGGTGACAATTCGTTTCTGGTTCAGGCCGTCGCAGCCTATGAAAAGAGCCTGACGTACATCTCCAGCGAAAAGAGCCCGAGGCAATGGGCAGCCACGCAAAACAATCTCGCGGCCACGCTGTCGACGCTGGGTGAACGCGAGGCGGGCCGCGAAAATCTCGACAAGGCAGCAGCCTCCTATGAGCAGGCCCTGACCGCCTACACGCGCGACGCCCTGCCGGATGACTGGGCCTCGACCTATGGCAATCTCGGCACTGTCTACTGGCGCCTCGGCCAGCGCGAGAGCGGCACAGCACTGCTGGAAAAGGCAGTCGCGGCCTTCCGTTCGGCGCTTGAAGTACAAGGCTCGAAGAAGCGCCCGCTGGAATGGGCGGCGACTGAGAACAATCTCGGCATCGTGCTGTCGGAGCTTGGCGAACGTCAGGCGACGACCGACAGTTTCCGCGCTTCCATCGATGCGCATCGCGCCGCACTGACCGAATACAGCAGGGACCGCGTGCCGCTCGACTGGGCGCTGAGCCAGGTCAACCTCGGCGCGTCGCTGTTTCGCCTCGGCGAACGCGAGAAGGATGTGGCGACGCTTCAGCAGTCGGTCACGGCCTATCAGGCAGCGACCGGGGAAATGACGCGGGAACGCGCGCCGGCGCAATGGGCGACGATTCAGAACAATATGAGCTCGGCGCTGGAATCGATCGGCGAGATCAACGGCGACACCGCGACGCTCGGGCAGGCGCGGGACGCGGCGCAAGCGGCGCTCTCGGTGTGGACACGCGAACATGCGCCGGCGAGCTGGGCCAACGGCCAACTGACCCTCGGCAATGCCTTGCAGCGCCTTGGCGCCAGGCAGGACAGCAAGGAGCTCATGTTGCAGGCTGCCACCGCCTATCAGGCGGCGCTTTCGGAATATCCGCGTGAAAAACTGCCGCTCGACTGGGCCTCGCTGCAGCAGAACCTGGGCTCCGTCTACGCAACGCTTGGCGACCGCGACACCGGAACCGGCTATTTCGAGCAGTCGGCAAGTGCCTATCGTCAGGCGCTGGAGGTCTACACCGCCACTGCCGCGCCGTTGGATTTCGCCAGGGCCGGGCACGGCCTTGCTGGCACGCTGTCGACCTGGGGTGACCGCGCGCAGGACATAGCGATCTTGAGGCAGGCGGTCGACACCTATGATCAGGTGCTTAAGGTCCGTACCCGCGAGAGCGATCCGGCCGACTGGGTCAAGACGGAGTTCCGGCTTGGCTATGCATTGATGATGGCCGGCAAACTGGCCACCGACGATCAGTTGCTGCAGCGGTCCGTCGACGCGCTAAAGGCGGCCTTGCAGGTCCAGGTGGCTGGCGGCGATGTCAGCCAGACCGGTCAGACGCGGCGCGTGCTTGGCCAGACCCTCTTGAGCCTGGGGATCGATACGTCGAATGCCGCCATGCTGGCCGAGGCGGCCGACACGCTTGAGGCGTCGCTGCCCGCCTATTCCAGGGACACCGATGCGGAGGAATGGGCAAACATCAACTACGACATCGGGTTCACGCGCTATAGCCAGGGTCAGGTGACCGGCGACGCGGCTTTCTACAGCGATGCGGTCAGCAGTTTCGAAACGGCAGCGCGGGTCTACGATGGTTTTGCCGATCGCACGCAATGGGCAAGGACAAAGGGCGACATCGGCAACGCCTTGCTGGTGGCCGCCGACGGCAAGAATACCGAGCTGTTGAGCCGATCGGTCGCCGCTTATGATGCAGCACTCACCGTGGTGACACGCGAGAACGCGCTGCCCGTCTGGCAGAACAACCAGAACAATCTCGCCAGCGGCCTGTCGAGCCTCGGCTACTGGACGAACGATGTCAGCAGGCTGCGGCGTGCCGCCTCGATTTACCGCGGCCTTGGCATGGTCCGCACGCGGGCCCGCGATCCCGAGGCCTGGTCGACCACCCAGGCGAGCCTGGCCAATGTGTTGAGCATGATCGCCGCGCGGGAACCTTCCGCCGCCGTGTACAACGAGGCGGCCGCCGTCAATCGGGCACTGGCTGACGCGGTCGGCCGCGACCGCGACCCCGACCGCTGGGCGAACCTGCAGAACGAGGTCGGCTATGCCCTGACGATGGCCGGCCGCACCGAAAACAATGTCGCCCGCTTCGAGGAGGCGGTGCCGATCCTGCGCGAGGCGATCGCCGTGCAGAGGAAGATCAATGCGGTGCCGGCCGTCGCCTTCACCGAGGACAGCCTGTGCGACGTGCTGACTGACCTCGGCACTGCCCGCAAGCAAAAGGCAATGGCGGAGGAGGCAATCGCTGCCTGCCAGGACGCGCTCGCCATCTTCAAGGAGCGCAAGATGGATGACCTCGCCGCCGGCTCGATCAAGAACCTTGCCGAGGCACAGGCTTTGCTGGCCGAGTTGCACTGA